A window of the Paenibacillus woosongensis genome harbors these coding sequences:
- a CDS encoding succinylglutamate desuccinylase/aspartoacylase family protein, whose protein sequence is MLVQKYTLLPGTSYATSYYVAQSVRPGPTAMIVAGIHGNETGSIQAARRLVRMLGTDELRLHTGRLVIVPTVNRRAYRQRIRGVPDLNRTFPRKAGQTAKHPLSAALFDTARRYRPSWYLDLHEANGLSQQNSKVLGQTLITNPGSRSVSAARKIIKGVNRTIRAKSQSFNLRLHELPGSSRTAAARILGARTVTVETGWSLPFSTRVQYQIDVVRRFLGEAGLTKS, encoded by the coding sequence ATGCTGGTACAGAAATATACGCTGTTGCCGGGCACATCCTACGCTACTTCTTACTATGTGGCGCAAAGCGTGCGGCCCGGACCAACCGCTATGATCGTTGCAGGGATACACGGCAATGAGACCGGCAGCATCCAAGCGGCTCGCAGGCTCGTCCGCATGCTGGGCACAGACGAGCTTAGGCTTCATACAGGACGTCTTGTCATCGTCCCTACGGTCAATAGGCGTGCATATCGCCAGCGTATTCGCGGCGTGCCGGATTTGAACCGCACCTTTCCCCGCAAAGCAGGCCAAACGGCAAAACATCCGCTATCCGCGGCGCTGTTTGATACAGCAAGACGCTATCGCCCCTCCTGGTATCTGGATCTTCATGAAGCGAACGGTTTATCGCAGCAGAACTCCAAGGTACTGGGCCAAACGCTGATCACTAATCCGGGCAGCCGATCCGTATCTGCCGCACGTAAAATCATCAAAGGAGTCAACCGCACCATCCGGGCCAAATCCCAATCCTTCAATCTGCGGCTGCATGAGCTGCCTGGCTCCTCCCGCACCGCCGCAGCCCGTATTCTTGGAGCACGGACAGTCACCGTAGAGACAGGCTGGAGCCTGCCCTTTTCCACCAGGGTACAATACCAAATCGATGTTGTACGCCGCTTTCTTGGCGAAGCGGGATTAACGAAGAGCTAA
- the pknB gene encoding Stk1 family PASTA domain-containing Ser/Thr kinase translates to MIGHELGGRYQIIERIGGGGMALVYKAHDVLLNRNVAIKVLRQQFVNDEEFIRRFRREAQSAASLSHPNVVSVYDVGQEDDIHYIVMEYVEGQNLNEIIKERAPLQVDEAIRIASQIADALDHAHHNQIIHRDIKPHNILIGRNGRVKVTDFGIARAVTSTTITQTGSVVGSVHYFSPEHAKGVATGEKSDLYSLGIVLYQMLTGRLPFLGESPISVALKHLQEHFEEPRSVNPMIPQSVENIILKSMRKNPGERYQSAKEMLVDLETCLLPERRMESKLVFDDGDDEDSTRIVPAIRPQMGGSAARGGSKLSRESQADEDRDEAKKGTSFWSKPVLWVSLTVLLLVAMAGVVWYVNKTFTVPDVTVPSVLNLNEADATKALQDKGLAVGDVKREYKEGFDEGIVYDQSRPEGTIVKEGAIIDLTVSIAKPLKNMPSFSGMTYEEAEAQLVQAGVDKDRISQAEEFSDEEEAGKIIGQSPDAGTEYDPESVSITLKVSKGAKEFSMKNLIGMKQEEAEALIKELGLKLAKDGIKTEPSFEREAGEVIDQWPFAPNSLATPGTEMVLTVSSGYPPEAIKYTFEVPAAPVEEGKNSKIRIVYGDARGDNREWGTKTINATQTFSVELVLAPNKNGAVSVIRDGELFDTYLVSYIDAKQGTVPVPQLPGSQYDENSYNEWDEGEIENPETGRIDQGAVAQAVKADKNNKGDKGNNGKGKGKGKKEHGNN, encoded by the coding sequence ATGATCGGACACGAATTGGGCGGTCGTTATCAAATTATCGAACGAATTGGCGGCGGGGGAATGGCGCTCGTCTACAAAGCGCACGATGTTCTCCTCAATCGCAACGTAGCGATCAAGGTGCTGCGCCAGCAATTTGTGAACGACGAGGAATTTATACGCCGTTTTCGGCGGGAAGCGCAGTCCGCTGCATCTTTGTCGCATCCCAATGTGGTCAGCGTCTATGATGTAGGACAGGAGGACGATATTCATTATATTGTCATGGAGTACGTGGAAGGCCAGAACCTGAACGAAATCATTAAGGAGCGCGCGCCGCTGCAGGTGGACGAGGCCATCCGCATCGCATCGCAAATCGCCGATGCCCTGGATCATGCTCATCATAACCAAATCATTCATCGCGATATTAAACCTCATAACATATTAATTGGCCGCAATGGCCGGGTGAAAGTGACCGATTTTGGGATCGCCCGCGCGGTCACGTCTACGACGATTACGCAAACCGGCTCGGTCGTAGGGTCGGTGCATTATTTCTCGCCGGAGCATGCGAAGGGAGTCGCTACCGGGGAGAAATCGGATTTATATTCGCTGGGCATTGTGCTGTATCAAATGCTGACGGGGCGCCTTCCGTTCCTGGGAGAGAGCCCGATTAGCGTTGCCTTGAAGCATTTGCAGGAGCATTTCGAGGAGCCGCGTTCGGTTAACCCGATGATTCCGCAAAGCGTTGAGAACATCATTCTCAAGTCGATGCGCAAAAATCCGGGCGAACGCTATCAGTCGGCCAAAGAAATGCTGGTTGACTTGGAGACCTGCCTGCTGCCGGAGCGGCGGATGGAGTCGAAGCTTGTATTTGATGACGGCGACGATGAGGATAGCACCCGGATCGTTCCGGCGATCAGGCCGCAAATGGGCGGTTCCGCTGCCCGGGGCGGTTCCAAGCTGTCCAGGGAGTCGCAGGCCGACGAGGACCGCGACGAGGCGAAAAAGGGCACGAGCTTCTGGTCGAAGCCAGTGCTCTGGGTAAGCCTAACGGTATTGCTGCTTGTGGCGATGGCCGGCGTCGTATGGTACGTGAACAAAACCTTCACCGTACCTGACGTCACGGTTCCAAGCGTTCTTAATCTGAACGAAGCGGACGCAACGAAGGCGCTGCAGGACAAGGGACTGGCGGTCGGCGACGTGAAGCGGGAGTACAAGGAAGGCTTCGATGAAGGGATCGTCTATGACCAAAGCAGGCCGGAAGGCACGATAGTCAAAGAAGGCGCAATTATAGATTTAACCGTGAGCATAGCCAAACCGCTGAAGAACATGCCGTCATTCAGCGGCATGACTTACGAGGAAGCGGAAGCCCAGCTCGTCCAGGCTGGAGTGGATAAGGACCGGATCAGTCAGGCGGAAGAGTTCAGCGACGAGGAAGAGGCTGGCAAAATTATTGGTCAAAGCCCCGATGCAGGCACGGAATATGATCCGGAGTCAGTAAGCATTACACTTAAAGTGAGCAAGGGCGCTAAGGAATTTAGTATGAAAAACTTGATAGGAATGAAACAGGAAGAGGCCGAAGCCCTCATTAAGGAATTGGGGCTGAAGCTGGCCAAGGATGGCATTAAGACGGAGCCTAGCTTTGAGAGAGAAGCGGGCGAGGTCATTGACCAATGGCCGTTTGCGCCGAACAGCCTGGCTACGCCGGGAACCGAAATGGTGCTGACCGTAAGCTCAGGTTATCCGCCTGAAGCGATCAAATACACCTTTGAAGTGCCGGCAGCTCCTGTGGAGGAAGGCAAGAACAGCAAAATCCGGATCGTCTACGGGGACGCACGGGGGGATAATAGAGAATGGGGAACCAAAACGATCAATGCGACCCAAACGTTCTCCGTTGAACTTGTATTAGCCCCGAACAAGAACGGTGCGGTCTCGGTCATCCGGGATGGGGAGCTGTTTGACACTTATCTGGTCTCGTACATTGATGCCAAGCAGGGAACGGTACCTGTGCCTCAACTGCCGGGCAGTCAATATGACGAGAATTCGTACAATGAATGGGACGAAGGCGAGATCGAAAACCCGGAAACGGGACGCATCGACCAGGGAGCTGTAGCCCAAGCCGTTAAAGCGGATAAGAACAATAAGGGCGATAAGGGCAATAACGGCAAAGGAAAAGGCAAGGGTAAAAAAGAACACGGCAACAATTAG
- the rsgA gene encoding ribosome small subunit-dependent GTPase A codes for MPEGLIVKALSGYYYVKPLASAEENVLQCRGRGIFKKKGITPLVGDQVLYTPTENGEGTVDEILPRDTELIRPPIANASHAVLLFSVKEPDLNLQLLDKFLVHIEHAGLRPLICLTKEDLLDEQGDEQDRNLTRQVGELYEKVGYEVIITSSLTGSGTDEVKARLAGHISVFAGQSGVGKSSLLNAMLPGLSLETSEISLKLGRGRHTTRHVELIELDNGGYVADTPGFSQLDFLELGVEELSSCFIEFSEYAEQCKFRGCSHLHEPGCRVRAAVEEGEIVSSRYKHYVQFYEEMKDKKRRY; via the coding sequence ATGCCTGAAGGTTTGATTGTTAAGGCATTAAGCGGATATTACTATGTGAAGCCGTTAGCCTCGGCAGAGGAGAATGTTCTCCAATGCCGGGGCCGCGGCATTTTCAAGAAAAAGGGGATTACTCCGCTCGTAGGGGACCAGGTTCTATATACCCCTACCGAGAACGGGGAAGGCACGGTAGATGAAATACTGCCGCGCGATACGGAGCTGATCCGTCCGCCCATCGCCAATGCCAGCCATGCGGTTCTGCTGTTCTCTGTGAAGGAGCCGGATTTGAACCTGCAGCTGCTGGACAAGTTCCTCGTACATATCGAGCATGCGGGACTCCGCCCCCTGATTTGCCTGACGAAGGAAGATCTGCTGGATGAGCAGGGCGATGAACAGGATCGCAACTTAACGAGGCAGGTTGGCGAGTTATACGAAAAGGTAGGCTATGAGGTTATCATTACTAGCTCCTTGACGGGAAGCGGGACGGATGAAGTAAAGGCGCGGCTGGCTGGCCACATCAGCGTGTTTGCCGGGCAATCGGGCGTGGGCAAATCATCTCTGCTGAACGCCATGCTGCCGGGATTATCGCTAGAAACAAGTGAAATCAGCCTGAAGCTGGGCCGCGGCCGTCATACGACGCGCCATGTGGAGTTGATCGAGCTGGATAATGGCGGTTATGTCGCGGATACTCCCGGGTTCAGCCAGCTGGACTTCCTGGAGCTGGGCGTAGAAGAGCTGTCATCCTGTTTTATCGAATTCAGCGAATATGCGGAGCAATGCAAATTTCGGGGCTGCAGCCATCTGCATGAGCCGGGGTGCCGGGTCAGAGCGGCGGTGGAGGAAGGCGAAATTGTCTCCAGCCGCTACAAGCATTATGTACAGTTCTATGAGGAAATGAAAGATAAAAAACGGAGGTACTAA
- a CDS encoding DAK2 domain-containing protein, translating to MSKRSLNGTDFTAMVLAGAERLHQHAEHVNSLNVFPVPDGDTGTNMNLTMTAGVSELKNNGTGGLGSRAGVLSKGLLMGARGNSGVILSQLFRGFARYAAAYEELNTIHFAAALQSGVDTAYKAVVKPVEGTILTVAKEAAKHAVFYARRTTDVTELMTEVLAKAKEALAHTPELLPVLKQVGVVDSGGQGLVYIYEGFLQVLTNGTIPMEEHVTGQAVSAVKPVSAAPRITPDAPISAQAKLETEDIEFLYDMEFFINRTLGEARNTPFNEDQFREALSKNGDSIIVIADDEVIKVHVHSKAPGEVLNLALRYGEITQIHILNMREQHRDLLSAGMDAAPMPELFADIPAEGLRQAERAEMPADELAPYGFIAVASGQGISDIFTSLGVDVVLAGGQTMNPSTEDFVKAIHSISAQHVFILPNNSNIVLAAQQARDLLEGEREVTVIPSKSIPQGIAAAFAFQEEESVESNADSMMNAVNHVKTGQVTYAVRDTVFDELEITAGHYIGIADSKIVATEAGLLETCRDLLSKMLEGGDEIVTILVGEEASSEMTGELIAWMNETYPDVEVEAHNGGQPIYYYLFSVES from the coding sequence TTGAGTAAGCGTTCTCTGAATGGAACAGATTTTACCGCTATGGTGTTAGCCGGGGCGGAGAGGCTTCATCAGCATGCCGAGCATGTCAACTCCTTAAACGTGTTTCCGGTTCCGGATGGAGACACCGGGACGAACATGAATTTGACGATGACGGCAGGCGTGTCTGAGCTGAAGAACAACGGTACCGGAGGCTTAGGCAGCCGGGCGGGCGTATTGTCCAAGGGTCTCCTGATGGGCGCGCGCGGCAACTCTGGCGTTATTTTGTCCCAGTTATTCCGTGGTTTTGCCCGCTATGCGGCGGCTTACGAAGAACTCAACACGATTCATTTCGCCGCTGCGCTGCAGAGCGGTGTAGATACCGCCTACAAGGCCGTTGTTAAGCCGGTGGAAGGCACGATTCTTACCGTGGCCAAAGAAGCGGCCAAGCATGCCGTATTCTATGCCAGACGGACGACGGATGTGACGGAGCTGATGACGGAGGTGCTGGCCAAGGCCAAGGAGGCGCTTGCCCATACGCCTGAGCTGTTGCCCGTCTTGAAGCAGGTCGGTGTCGTAGATTCCGGTGGACAAGGGCTCGTATATATTTATGAAGGATTCTTGCAAGTTTTAACGAACGGAACGATACCGATGGAAGAGCATGTAACGGGACAAGCTGTATCCGCCGTAAAACCGGTCTCTGCGGCTCCGCGAATTACGCCGGACGCCCCGATTTCCGCCCAAGCCAAATTGGAGACGGAGGATATCGAGTTTTTGTACGACATGGAATTTTTCATCAATCGTACGCTCGGTGAAGCTAGAAATACGCCATTTAACGAAGATCAGTTCCGGGAAGCGCTGTCAAAGAATGGAGATTCCATCATTGTCATTGCTGACGATGAAGTAATCAAAGTACACGTGCATTCTAAAGCGCCGGGCGAGGTGCTGAATTTGGCCCTGCGTTATGGCGAAATTACGCAAATTCATATTTTGAACATGCGCGAGCAGCATCGCGACCTGCTATCGGCGGGAATGGACGCGGCTCCCATGCCGGAATTGTTCGCCGATATCCCGGCAGAGGGCCTGCGCCAGGCAGAGCGCGCGGAGATGCCGGCCGACGAGCTTGCGCCTTACGGCTTCATCGCGGTTGCTTCAGGGCAAGGCATTTCTGATATTTTCACCAGCCTTGGCGTCGATGTCGTGCTCGCCGGAGGACAGACGATGAATCCGAGTACCGAGGATTTCGTGAAGGCGATTCATTCGATTTCCGCCCAGCATGTGTTCATTCTGCCGAATAACTCGAATATTGTACTGGCCGCGCAGCAAGCGCGCGATCTTCTGGAAGGCGAGCGCGAGGTTACCGTTATTCCAAGCAAGAGCATTCCGCAGGGAATCGCCGCTGCATTCGCGTTCCAGGAGGAAGAGAGCGTAGAGTCGAACGCCGACAGCATGATGAACGCCGTAAACCATGTCAAGACGGGGCAGGTGACCTATGCGGTTCGCGATACGGTATTCGATGAACTGGAAATTACAGCCGGTCACTATATTGGCATTGCAGACTCCAAAATCGTGGCAACGGAAGCAGGTCTGCTGGAGACGTGCCGGGATCTGCTCTCCAAAATGCTGGAGGGCGGGGATGAGATTGTAACGATTCTCGTCGGCGAGGAAGCCTCGTCCGAGATGACTGGCGAACTGATAGCTTGGATGAATGAGACTTATCCGGACGTCGAAGTGGAGGCACACAACGGCGGCCAGCCGATATATTATTATTTATTTTCCGTAGAATCCTAG
- a CDS encoding DegV family protein, whose amino-acid sequence MTKVVIVADSTADVPKATAEEYGIHIVPMRLAFGEESFLEGVDITAAEFYDKLTKSRELPKSSQTSPSQYAEVYRNLLEATPGSPIVSIHISSGMSGTYQSALLAKTMLEEETGKELDITVIDSLSASYGFGLQVVEAARMASKGATVDQIKAEVERLGRSRRLYFLVDTLEYLQKGGRIGKAAAILGTLLNIKPILSVDQEGIIYAVDKARGRKKAVSRVIELFVNDFGNHKDLNVAVCDAVNPELAQEFVDLLSQHFTLHEVVRTNIGAVVGSHTGPGAVAIFVWPA is encoded by the coding sequence ATGACCAAGGTTGTCATCGTTGCAGACAGTACGGCGGACGTGCCAAAGGCTACGGCGGAGGAATACGGTATTCATATTGTGCCGATGCGTCTTGCATTCGGCGAGGAATCATTTCTAGAGGGCGTCGACATCACTGCGGCAGAATTCTACGACAAGTTGACGAAGTCGCGTGAGCTGCCGAAGAGCTCCCAGACGTCGCCGTCCCAGTATGCCGAGGTCTACCGCAATTTGCTGGAAGCGACCCCGGGCTCGCCGATCGTATCAATCCATATCTCTTCCGGCATGAGCGGAACCTATCAATCGGCCCTCTTGGCGAAGACGATGCTGGAGGAAGAGACGGGCAAGGAGCTCGATATTACAGTCATTGATTCCTTAAGTGCTTCCTACGGCTTTGGTCTTCAGGTGGTTGAAGCGGCAAGAATGGCCTCTAAGGGAGCCACCGTGGACCAGATCAAAGCCGAGGTTGAACGCCTTGGGCGCAGCCGCAGGCTGTACTTCCTGGTTGATACGCTGGAGTATTTGCAGAAGGGCGGACGAATCGGCAAAGCGGCGGCTATTCTTGGCACGCTGCTGAACATCAAGCCGATTCTGTCGGTGGATCAGGAGGGCATTATCTACGCAGTGGATAAAGCGCGAGGCCGCAAGAAGGCGGTATCGCGGGTCATCGAGCTGTTCGTAAATGATTTCGGCAATCACAAAGATTTGAATGTTGCGGTTTGCGACGCTGTGAATCCGGAGCTTGCGCAGGAGTTTGTGGATTTGCTTTCCCAGCACTTCACACTGCATGAGGTGGTACGGACGAACATCGGTGCCGTCGTAGGCTCACATACCGGCCCGGGAGCGGTAGCTATATTCGTGTGGCCGGCTTGA
- the spoVM gene encoding stage V sporulation protein SpoVM: protein MKFYTFKLPKFLGGFVKAVLNTFQKN, encoded by the coding sequence ATGAAATTTTACACATTCAAGCTGCCTAAGTTTTTGGGCGGATTCGTCAAAGCGGTATTGAACACATTTCAGAAAAATTAG
- the rpmB gene encoding 50S ribosomal protein L28 — protein sequence MSRKCYVTGKSPSTGNNVSHANNHTKRTWGVNVQKVRILVDGKPKRVYVSTRALKSGKVTRA from the coding sequence ATGTCTCGCAAATGTTATGTGACAGGCAAGAGCCCAAGCACAGGGAACAATGTATCCCACGCAAACAATCACACGAAGCGTACTTGGGGCGTGAACGTACAAAAAGTCCGTATTCTTGTAGACGGTAAACCGAAACGCGTATACGTTAGCACTCGGGCTTTGAAATCCGGTAAAGTAACCCGCGCGTAG
- a CDS encoding Asp23/Gls24 family envelope stress response protein, with protein MAIELHTEHGTVHISDEAVAVIAGSAAMECYGLVGMASRKQFKDGFAELIGRENLARGVEVNLENNQLSIHLYIIVSYGTKISEVAHNIQQKVKYVLTEVVGLEVAYVNISVQGDVYQARKGNFH; from the coding sequence GTGGCTATTGAACTACATACGGAGCATGGGACGGTCCATATTTCCGATGAAGCTGTAGCGGTGATCGCCGGATCGGCCGCCATGGAATGTTATGGATTGGTAGGAATGGCAAGCCGCAAGCAGTTCAAGGACGGTTTTGCCGAATTGATTGGGCGAGAGAATCTGGCTCGTGGTGTGGAAGTGAACCTGGAGAATAATCAATTGTCGATTCATCTTTATATTATAGTTAGTTATGGCACGAAAATTTCCGAGGTCGCACACAACATACAACAAAAAGTAAAATATGTACTCACCGAAGTCGTTGGACTCGAAGTAGCGTATGTCAACATCTCGGTTCAAGGCGACGTGTATCAAGCTAGGAAGGGGAATTTTCATTGA
- the rpe gene encoding ribulose-phosphate 3-epimerase, giving the protein MRKISIAPSILSADFGKLAQEVAEVERSGADWLHVDVMDGHFVPNMTFGPLVLEAVAPHTKLFLDVHLMIEHPERYIEAFAKAGASLITVHAEACVHLHSVIQQIKSLGVKAGVAINPATPALAVREVIEDLDLILVMTVNPGFGGQAFIPGTVRKISQIAEWREQLGLTGLHIEVDGGITAATAPTVVEAGADVLVAGSAVFGREDREAAISEIRGSVERF; this is encoded by the coding sequence ATGCGAAAAATCAGCATAGCACCGTCTATTTTGTCCGCGGATTTTGGAAAATTGGCTCAAGAAGTCGCCGAGGTTGAACGCAGCGGCGCTGACTGGCTTCATGTCGATGTCATGGACGGCCATTTCGTGCCCAACATGACGTTCGGGCCGCTGGTGCTGGAAGCCGTGGCGCCTCATACGAAGCTGTTCCTGGACGTGCACCTCATGATCGAGCATCCGGAGCGTTATATCGAAGCGTTCGCTAAGGCAGGAGCAAGCCTGATCACGGTTCATGCCGAGGCTTGTGTGCACCTGCACAGCGTCATCCAGCAAATCAAGAGTCTGGGCGTAAAGGCAGGGGTCGCCATCAATCCGGCTACGCCGGCGCTGGCGGTTCGCGAAGTGATCGAAGATCTTGATCTCATACTTGTCATGACGGTGAATCCGGGCTTCGGCGGGCAAGCCTTCATACCGGGAACGGTCCGCAAGATTTCGCAAATTGCCGAGTGGAGAGAGCAGCTGGGATTAACGGGCCTGCATATCGAAGTTGACGGCGGGATTACCGCTGCTACGGCGCCAACCGTAGTAGAGGCCGGGGCAGATGTGCTAGTTGCGGGCAGTGCGGTGTTCGGGCGTGAGGACCGGGAGGCAGCGATTTCTGAAATCCGCGGCAGCGTGGAGCGTTTCTAG
- a CDS encoding stage VI sporulation protein F, whose amino-acid sequence MSYQQYGISPQLVERIKLKMKNPAVKERIKSLADGLTKSDLQDRVKVRRLVKSATSILNERLTSVQEEQIVQFVIAQKVDPRNTFHLLKLWSMFR is encoded by the coding sequence TTGAGTTATCAGCAATATGGCATCAGTCCGCAGCTGGTGGAACGCATTAAGCTGAAAATGAAAAACCCAGCCGTAAAAGAGCGCATCAAGTCCCTCGCCGATGGTCTGACTAAATCGGACCTGCAGGATAGAGTCAAGGTCAGACGGCTGGTGAAATCGGCAACCTCGATATTGAATGAACGCTTGACAAGCGTGCAGGAGGAGCAAATCGTCCAGTTTGTCATCGCTCAAAAAGTCGACCCTCGGAATACGTTCCATCTCCTTAAGTTATGGAGCATGTTTAGGTAA
- the recG gene encoding ATP-dependent DNA helicase RecG, protein MNLDLNAIPVKQVNGVSALKEGELHAFGIFTVNDLMEYYPFRYEDYRLRSLTEVKDGDRITVQAKIMGVPVLQRYGRKSRLTCKMVAEDWMFTATWFNRHFLKDQLTAGREIVLTGKWDQRRSQLTVSESEFPDRGTLRSGSLQPVYSVGGKITQTWMRKTIGQALQQYGEMIPEILPPELLRKYELMPRRQAIWRIHQPQDSEEGQQARRRMVYEELFLFQLKLQAYRAMNHERMDGVKHEVDNATIREFVRSLPFELTDAQKKVELEILQDMRSPYCMNRLLQGDVGSGKTVVAAIALYAAVKSGHQGAFMVPTEILAEQHMRSLSRLFEPFGITVGLLTGSVTGRKRKDLTASLQMGLTDIVVGTHALIQEDVFFRSLSLVVTDEQHRFGVNQRSILRRKGFNPDVLTMTATPIPRTLAITAFGDMDVSTLSERPKGRKPISTYWVKHHMMDRVLGFIQREVSAGRQAYLICPLIEESDKLDVQNAIDLHVSMQQAFPHFKVGLLHGRMTAAEKDEVMRSFYDNEVQLLVSTTVVEVGVDVPNATLMIVMDADRFGLSQLHQLRGRVGRGEHASYCVLIAEPKSEVGQERMKVMTETDDGFEVARRDLKLRGPGDFFGTKQSGVPEFRIADMVSDFAVLEAARDDAARLVGDEAFWTSPQYEPLRGYLQREQVFQGELID, encoded by the coding sequence ATGAATTTGGATTTGAATGCAATTCCAGTAAAGCAGGTTAATGGCGTGAGTGCTCTCAAAGAAGGAGAGCTTCACGCCTTTGGCATCTTTACGGTAAATGATTTAATGGAATATTATCCGTTTCGGTATGAGGATTACCGGCTGCGCTCTTTGACGGAGGTGAAGGACGGCGACCGGATTACTGTCCAAGCCAAGATCATGGGAGTGCCTGTGCTGCAGCGCTACGGCCGGAAATCGAGGCTGACGTGCAAAATGGTGGCCGAGGACTGGATGTTCACGGCGACCTGGTTTAACCGTCACTTCTTGAAGGATCAGCTGACGGCGGGACGGGAGATCGTGCTCACGGGTAAATGGGACCAGCGGCGCAGCCAATTGACGGTCTCGGAGTCGGAGTTTCCTGACCGTGGCACACTGCGCAGCGGGAGCCTGCAGCCGGTATATTCGGTAGGCGGGAAAATTACGCAGACCTGGATGCGCAAGACGATCGGACAGGCCCTGCAGCAATATGGGGAGATGATTCCGGAAATTTTGCCGCCGGAGCTCCTGCGTAAGTATGAGCTGATGCCGAGACGGCAGGCGATTTGGCGCATTCATCAGCCGCAGGACAGCGAGGAAGGGCAGCAGGCGCGCCGCCGGATGGTCTATGAGGAGCTGTTCCTGTTTCAGTTGAAGCTGCAGGCCTACCGGGCGATGAATCACGAGCGGATGGACGGAGTGAAGCATGAGGTGGATAATGCGACGATCCGTGAGTTCGTTCGCAGTCTTCCCTTTGAGCTGACGGATGCCCAGAAGAAGGTGGAGCTGGAGATCCTGCAGGATATGCGTTCTCCGTACTGCATGAATCGTCTGCTGCAGGGGGATGTAGGCTCGGGCAAGACGGTTGTGGCAGCCATTGCGCTGTATGCGGCGGTCAAATCGGGACATCAGGGCGCATTTATGGTGCCAACGGAAATATTGGCGGAGCAGCATATGCGCTCACTGTCCCGGTTGTTCGAGCCGTTCGGCATTACCGTAGGCCTGCTTACGGGCAGTGTGACCGGGCGCAAGCGCAAGGATTTGACTGCCTCGCTGCAAATGGGGCTAACGGATATCGTCGTCGGAACCCATGCGCTTATTCAGGAGGACGTATTCTTCCGTTCGCTCAGCTTGGTCGTGACGGACGAGCAGCACCGGTTTGGCGTCAATCAGCGCAGCATCCTGCGGCGCAAAGGCTTCAATCCGGACGTGCTGACGATGACGGCGACGCCGATTCCCCGCACGCTGGCGATTACGGCTTTTGGCGATATGGACGTGTCCACACTGTCCGAGCGGCCGAAGGGACGCAAGCCGATTTCGACCTATTGGGTGAAGCATCACATGATGGATCGCGTGCTTGGGTTTATCCAGCGCGAGGTGTCCGCGGGAAGGCAGGCTTATCTGATCTGCCCGCTGATCGAGGAGTCTGATAAGCTGGACGTGCAGAATGCCATTGATCTGCACGTCTCGATGCAGCAGGCGTTCCCGCACTTCAAGGTCGGGCTGCTGCACGGACGGATGACCGCGGCCGAGAAGGACGAGGTCATGCGTTCGTTCTATGACAATGAAGTGCAACTGCTCGTTTCGACGACCGTCGTGGAGGTCGGCGTGGACGTGCCGAACGCGACGCTGATGATCGTGATGGACGCGGACCGCTTTGGCCTGTCGCAGCTGCATCAGCTGCGCGGCCGGGTTGGCCGGGGGGAGCACGCTTCGTATTGCGTGCTCATCGCCGAGCCGAAGTCGGAGGTCGGTCAGGAACGGATGAAGGTCATGACTGAGACGGACGACGGCTTCGAAGTGGCTCGCCGGGACCTGAAGCTGCGCGGTCCCGGGGATTTCTTCGGCACCAAGCAGAGCGGGGTGCCGGAATTCCGAATCGCGGACATGGTCAGCGATTTCGCGGTGCTGGAGGCGGCGCGGGACGATGCCGCTCGCTTGGTCGGCGACGAGGCCTTCTGGACGTCGCCGCAGTATGAGCCGCTGCGCGGGTATCTGCAGCGGGAGCAGGTGTTTCAAGGCGAACTGATCGATTGA